The Deltaproteobacteria bacterium genomic interval GCCGCTTCGTGCCGCTTGCCTCCGCGGGCCGGGTATGCGAGCAGGCGGGAGGGAGGCGGGTTGACATGCGGGCAGCGGAGGCACTGGCGTGGGTGGCGGTAGCAGTGACGGGGGCGTACGCCGTCGGCATGATCGCGCTGTGGCGCGGCGAGACGATCAACGCCGTCTGGTTCGTCATCGCCGCGGTGGCGGTCTATTCGATCGCCTATCGTTTCTACAGCGCCTTTCTGGCTGCCAAGCTCTTCGGCCTCGACGCCACGCGCCAAACCCCGGCTGAGCGCATCAACGATGGGCGCGACTTCGTCCCGACCAACCGCTGGGTGGTCTTCGGCCACCACTTCGCCGCGATCGCGGGGCCCGGGCCGCTGATCGGGCCGACGCTGGCGGCCCAGTTCGGCTACCTGCCCGGCACGCTCTGGATTCTGGCCGGGGTCGTGCTCGGGGGCGCGGTGCAGGACTTCTGCATCCTCTGCGGCAGCCTGCGACGCGACGGCCGTTCGCTCGGCCAGATGGCCAAGGACGAGATCGGTCCGGTCGGCGGCTTCGCCGCCCTGCTCGGCGTGTTTTCGATCATGATCATCCTGATCGCGGTGCTGGCGTTGGTGGTGGTGAACGCGCTGCGGGACAGCCCGTGGGGCACGTTCACCGTTGGCGCCACGATCCCGATCGCCATGCTGATGGGCTGGTACATGAAGGTCGTCCGGCCCCACGACGTCAAGGGCGCCACCGCCATCGGGCTGGTTCTGCTGGCTTTCGCCCTGGTCGGTGGCCGTTGGGTCGACAACCACCCGACGCTAGCCGGCGTGTTCACCCTCAACGCGACGCAACTGGCCTGGTCGATCATCCTTTACGGCTTTGCCGCGTCGGTGGTACCGGTGTGGCTGCTGCTGGCACCGCGCGACTATCTCTCCACCTTTGTCAAGCTCGGCACCATCGGCCTGCTGGCGGTCGGCATTGTGGTCATGCGTCCGGAGATCGAGTTGCCGGCGCTGACCCGGTTTGTCGACGGCAGCGGCCCGATTTTCGCCGGCAAGGTGTTCCCGTTCTGCTTCATCACGATTGCCTGCGGGGCGATCTCCGGCTTTCACTCCTTGATATCTTCCGGCACAACTCCGAAGTTGTTGAGCCGGGAGACCGATGCGGCGATGATCGGCTACGGCTGCATGCTGCTGGAGTCGTTCGTCGCCATCATGGCGATGATCGCGGCGGCGGCGTTGCAGCCGGGGGTGTACTTCGCGATCAACAGCCCGGCCGGCATCGTCGGCGCCGACCCGGCAGCGGCGGCCGCGAAGATTTCCAGCTGGGGCTTTGTCGTGACGCCGGAGCAAATGGCGGCACTCGCCCGCGACATCGGCGAGCGTTCGTTGTTTGCCCGCACCGGCGGCGCACCCAGCCTGGCCGTCGGCATGGCACACATCTTCACCCGCGCCGTCGGCGGCACCGGGATCGCGCTGTGGTACCACTTCGCCATCATGTTCGAGGCCCTGTTCATCCTGACCACGCTCGATGCCGGCACCCGCGTCGGGCGCTTCATGCTGCAAGACTTGCTAGGTCACTTCTGGGCACCATTGGGGCGCACCAGCTGGTATCCCAGCGTCCTGTTCACCAGCACGCTAGTGGTCGGCGCTTGGGGTTACTTCCTCTACCAGGGAGTGATTGACCCGCTCGGCGGCATCAACATCCTGTGGCCGCTGTTCGGCATCTCCAACCAACTGCTGGCGGCGATTGCGCTGTGCGTGGCCACCACCTTTCTCATTCGTGAGGGCCGCGGCCGCTATGCCTGGACCACGTTGTTGCCGTTGGCCTGGCTGCTCGCCGTCACCATGACCGCCGGCTATCAGAAGATCATGTCGGCCGATCCGGCCATCGGCTTTCTGGCGCAGGCGAACCAGCTGGCCGCGGGTCAGGCGGCGGGCACCGTACCGGCGGAGAAGCTGCGGCAAGTCAGCACCCAGATCTTCAACCTCCGGCTAGATGCCGCAGTCACCGCTTTGTTCATGGCGCTGGTGGCGTTGATCGTGATCGAGGCGGCGCGGGCGTGGTGGCAGATCCGGTGCGCGCAGGCGACATCGCCGCTGCCAAGCACGGCCCCGTGACGGATGCGTGACACGTCCCCTACGGCGTGTGACGGGAACAAGGCGATAGGCCGAGGGCTCGCGCCAAGGCGCCAAGCCGCGAAGGGGGATCGGGGGAACTTGCCCGAGGAAAGACATCAATGAGGCGTGAGCTGGCGCAAACCACGCGCGTCTTCCGCTGTTCAAGCTCCGACGCTTCGCACGACTTGGCGCGAGAGATTGTCCGGGGCAACGGTGGGTTCAGGGCTGCTCGCCGACCCGTGCCAACGCATCCCGATACGCGCTGCCGGCCGGATCGAGTCGGAAGCCCGCTGCAATGAGTTGATCGAGAAGTGGTTTGAGGGCGTCGATCTTACCGTCAAGCCGCGCCCGCACGAGTAGACCCACAGTGCCGGTGAGGGGGAGGTGCTCTTCGAGGCAGACACGGCGCACAGCCCTATCGTCGGTGATGACGGTGGCGTGCCCGTTCTCGATTGCGCACGCGACGACCTCCGTGTCCGCCGGTGACAGCGTGGGGCGCCGCAGCCGGGCAAGCAGCGTCTGGTCACCTATCGGTGACAACCGCGCCCTATTGGACCCGGGGACCTCCAACTCGGAATCCAGCCACCCTTCTTCATACTCGCAGATCGGTACTCGATGAGCAGCGAGCACCTCGAGAAAACTCCGATACCCGAGCCCGAGCAGCTCCGCACCCCTGCGCACGCTCACCCGTCCCAGCCGTACCCAGTCGAGCACCAGTGCCTGCTTGGCCTCGTCCGCCGCTTTCTGCTCGTCGCCGATCACCGCATCGTACAGGGCGTCGGGAAGTTCCCATTCCAATCGTACGGCCTTGCTCATTGTCGTACTCCGGTCATATCTCAATTGACGTCAAGCAGCCACATCCGGTCGGTCCTGTCGGTCGGTAACGGTGGAGGCGTAGCGGAGGACTTCGCTGAGCGCTTCGCGGGGGAACTCGGAGTACTCGCGTACGATGTCGTCGTACGATATCTCTTCGGAAAGGCAGGCAAGGATGAACGAGACGGAAAAGCGCGTGCCCCGGATCGTCGGCTTGCCGCCGAGGCGGTTGGGATTGGTTACCAAGTGGGCGTATCCAGGGATGGGGGTGTCATCCATGGCCAACATTCTCCCGCGAAACAGCGCTCAAGTCGAGCGGCGGTCCGAGCGCCGAAACCAGGTGCGGCCGTTGGCGGAGCCAACGCCACCCGATGCCCGCCGGGGTTGACCCGGGCTGCGGTCTTGTTGGATGAAGGTGGCGGCCTGTGACGGGAACAAGGTGATCGAGGGAGGGCTCGCGCCAAGGCGCCAAGCCGCGAAGGGGGATGCGGAGGAGCTTGCCCGAGGAAAGACCTCAATGAGACGTAATCTGGAGAGAGCCACGCGCATCTCTCGCTGTTCCATCTCCGAGGCTTCGCGCCTTGGCGGCTTGGCGCGAGAGATTGTCCGGGGCAACGGTGGGTTCTGATGAAGCTGAGCCCGGGAGTGAACGGCGGTGACGCTGCTTGATCTGCTCAACCCGGGGTGGACGCCGCCGATTGTCGGCTCGCCTCTCAATCCACCGGTTGGCTCCATGACCGGGCCTGAGGTAGATTGCTGCTATGGAACCGAAGACGCTCGACGAAATCTGTGCGGCCCTGCGCGAGCTCCTGCCGACGCTGCGGGCAAAATATCGCGTCTCGTACCTGGCGGTGTTTGGTTCCCATGTGCGCCACGCGGCTCGGGAGTCGAGCGACGTTGACGTGCTCGTCAGCTTCTCGGATCCGCCCGGGTTGCTGCGGTTCGTTGAGCTCGAGAACCTGTTGAGCGCCCGTCTCGGCCTCAAGGTGGATCTGGTGATGCGGGAGGCCCTTAAGCCCCGCATTGGCCGTCGCATCCTGGCGGAAGCTGTCCCCGTATGACGACCGCCCCGTCGCGTGATTACGTCGACTATCTGACCGACATCGTCGAGGCGGCGACCAAGGCCGTCGGTTTCGTGCAGGGCATGCCGTTCGAACAGTTCGAGAGCGACGACCGCACGGTTTTTGCCGTGGTCCGAGCGCTCGAGATTGTCGGCGAAGCGGCGAAGCGCATTCCCGAGTTCGTGCGAACGCAATACCCAATGGTCCCTTGGAGTTCGATGACGGGCATGCGTGACAAGCTCATTCATGACTACTTCGGGGTCAATCAGATGGTGGTCTGGAAGACGGTCACGGAGGACCTGCCGCCGGCCATCCCACTTCTGCAGCAGGTGTTGAAGGACATGTCGGCGAAGGAAGGTGAGCCTTCCTAAGCGCGGGTCATGGGGCGGGCAGTCGCGCACGCTGCGTGGCAGGCAGCTCACAGTCGATCTGCGCAGCAGCCAGGTCATGCCGGAGGAGGGTCCGAAGGCCGAGGGCCGGGGTTGACCCGACCTGCCGTTCTGTTGGATGAAGGTCGCGGCCTGTGACGGGAACAAGGTGATCGACGGAGGGCTCGTGCGAAGGCGCCAAGCCGCGAAGGGGGATGTGGAGGAGCTTGCCCGAGGAAAGACCTCAATGAGATGTGATCTGGAGAGAGCCACGCGCATCTCCCGCTGTTCCAGCTCCGAGGCTTTGCTTTGGCGCGAGAACCTGTCCGGGGCAACTGTGGGTTCAAGGCGCTGAGCCGAGGAGCGAACGGTGACGCTGCTTGATCTGCTCAAGCTGGAGTGGACCTTCTTCAGGCTGAAGGCGCCACGCTTCGCGCGGGTCGGCGGCGGCGATTTGCTGCTCGTCACACTTCGTCGGCGGTCACCGCGACGGCAAAGGGCACACCGAGCGTCTCGAAGTGCCGCTGCCCGCACCGCACCTTGTCCGCCTCGGTCGTGCGGAGCTTCAAGAAGTCTCGCGTCCCCTTGGTCTCGCGCACGAGGTAGAGCGCTTGACCATCGTGCTTGAGGATGGCCCAGTCGGGATTGTACTTGCCCACCGGCGTATCGATCTCGAACCAGCCGGGTAACTTCACGAAGAGTTTGATGTCTTCGCGCTCGTCGAGCCGCCGGGCGAACTCTCGCTCCACCTCCGATTCGTAGACGACGTATTCGTAGACTGACTTCGTCACCTGCTGGGCGGTGAGGTAGTTGATCAGCTCTTCGTTCTTGAAGAGCATCATCTGCCACTCCGATTCTGGCCCAGAACCACGAATCTGCTCGTACTTGATGCCGTCCACCAGCAGGCGGTGCAGCTCGTACTTGAGAATCGCCGCGACAGCATCCATGAAGCGCTGCGGGTTGTTGAAGAACTCGCCGAGTCTCCCCGATGCCTTGAGGATGCGTACCAATGTCGAACGCGTAAGCTCCGTTTCGTTCTGTAGGTATGCAAGTACGTCCGGGAGCGGGCTACGGTAGGTCGCTTGCTCTTCGGCCGCGCTCACAGCTCTGGTCGCCACGCCGCCCTTGGTTACGTCAATCTGCCCGCTCAGCACCTGTATCTTGGGCACCTCGATTCTTTCCATCCGGCGGATGGCGTCCACAGCGTGCTGCACGAGCTTCTCAGTTTCGAACTCCACCCGGTACGTCGTCTTAGGCTTGATGTGATCCCACAACGCCTGAAACTCGGGGCTGAGCTGGACTTCCTTCCGCAGCCGATTGATTCCTTCGTCTCGGTCTTTGCGGATGTGGCGTTCAATCTGGTACGCCGCCAACAGATCCACCACCGCCGGCGCCAGATCGCGGTGTGCTTCCGGTAGCTCCAGCCTGAAATCCTTGCGCTTCGGGTCGAACGCCGGCTGAATGCGCCCGTCAGCATCGAGCATCTTCTGCTCGACCAGCGCGGTTCGGATCACCTCGGCCACATCCCTGCCGATTGGTTGCTCGACGCCATCGACGACGCGGATGAGCTTGGCCAATGCGGTGATGGGCACCCTGCCGAAGGTCACGCCGCAGTCTTCCTCGTACTCGGTCTGCAACGCGCGGGCGAAGTCCTCGTAGCTCTCGTTGGCCATGACGTAGAGCTTGTTGACCGACTCATCGAAAACGCGCAGGCCGTTCTGGTCCACCGGCAGGCGCAACCCGCGGCCAATCTCCTGGCGTTTCTTCACCGCGCTCTTCGTCTCGTTCAGCGTGCAGATTTGGAAGACGTTCGGATTGTCCCATCCCTCGCGGAGCGCCGAGTGGCTGAAGATGAAACGCAACGGCTCGTCGATCGAGAGCAGCCGCTCCTTCTCCTTCATGATCAGGTTGTAGACCTCATCGTCGGCCTGGGTGTCGCCGCGCGTGTCCTTCAGCACGCCCTTCTTGTCCTGGGCGAAGTAGCCGTTGTGCAGCTTGTCCATTGGCTGCCCGATCCACTCCAGCTCCCGGTAACGCTCGTCCTTCGCCAAAGCGGCCAGCTCCGCCTCGAATAACCCGGCGAACTTGCCCTTCACCGGCCGACCTGCGGCGTCGTAGTCGCGATAGTTGGCGACGCGGTCGATGAAGAAGAGGCTCAGCACCTTGATGCCCCGTGCCCGCATCTGCATCTCCTTTTCGAGGTGCCGTTTCACGGTGTGCTTGATCTGCGCGCGCCACACGTCGTCACGCATGCCGCCGATTTCCTCGCCCAAGCGCAGCACGCGGCCGTTGTTGAAGCGGAGACATTCGTTGCCGGGCTCGGCGTTGATCTCGGCCACCGAAAAGCCTTGCTGGTAGCAGGCGCGTTCTTCGGAAAGCGCGAACAGGTCAGCGCCGTTCTTGACGGTGACGGTCTTCTCACTCGGCCCTTCGGGCGTCTGCACGTGGATGCGCAGCTTGGCCTTGATGCCCTTCTTGTAGTCGATCTGCTCGACGCGCACGAAAGCATCGTTGGCGCCGCCGTGGCTCGCGGCGCTGGCGACGACGATCTGCTTGACCAGCTTCAATTCGAAGGCGCGCACCGGATCGAGTCGATAGACGAGGTTGTACGAATTGCGGTGGGTCGCCGAGTAGCGCAGCGTGCACAGCGGGTTCAGCGCCTTGATGGCTTCCTGGGCCTTGTCGGTGTTGTCCACGCTCTGCGGCTCGTCGATGATGACGATGGGACGCGCCGCCTGCACGAACTCGATGGGCTGGCGACCGGAGAGCCTGTCGCTCTCCTTGTAGATGACGTTGCTCTTTTGCTCCTCCTCGGTGCCGGTGAAGTTCTTGCGGAAGGCGTCGATGTTGATGACCAGGATCTGCAACGCGTTGCTCACGGCGAACTGCCGCAGGCGGTTCACCTTCTTGGCGTCATACACGAAGTGCTCGAACGCCAGGTTGTTGTACAACGCGCGGAAATGCTCGGCGGTGATCTCGATGTTCTTCAGCACGCCTTCGCGGATGGCGACGCTGGGCACCACGATGATGAACTTCTGGAAGCCGTAGCGCCGCGACAACTCGAAAATGCTGCGCAGGTAGACGTAGGTCTTTCCGGTGCCGGTTTCCATCTCCACGGAGAAGTGCGGACAGCGGCGCGCGGCGTTCGCGGGCGCATCGAAGAGGTCCCAGGCTTCGAGGGGCGCACCGAGATCAGTCAGGTCGATGTCGTTGCGCGCCTGCGCCGCACGCGTGTTCGCCGCGAGCTTCTCTTCCGCCAACAAGAGCCGGTTGCCGACGCCCAGCTCGGTGCGGTCTTGGCCGGCGAACAGGCCGCCCATGTCGCCGATCTTGATGACCGCGAATTCCGGCGCGCCTTGCGGCTGGCCGGCGAAGAGGTCGGTGACTGCCGCGACGGCGTCGAGCTGGAAGGGCTGGTTGGGGTCGAACTGTAGCTTCATTCGCTCAATCGAGCACCCAGCAACCGTGTTCCTTGATGACGTCGTACATGGCGTCGGGCGCGATATCGATTTCGCCCGGCCACTCGACGAAGCCCTCGTCACAGCGTGCCTGCGCGAAGAGAGCCGGGTCCTTGAGCGCCTCGAATACGCCGTAGAGGTGTGACTCCTTGAACACGACCTCGCCGCTCAAGCCGTCGGCGAAGCGCACGGCCAGCCGCAGGTGTTCCAAGGGTTTCACGCTCACAACCTTGTAGTGCATAGTTCACCTCAATCCAGTGGTGCGATTTTCTTTGGCTGCTGTTGCTTCTGGCAGAGATCCCAATCCTCCTGCAGCTCGACGCGATGCAGGGCCGCCCATTCCAGCACCAGTGCCTGAGCACGGCGCGGCAATCCGCCCGCCAAGACCTGCAAGGTCTGGATGGCGATCTGCGCCGTCGAGTCGCCGTACTCGGCGTGGAAATGCGGGGGCGCGTGTTCGTCGAAAAACATGCGGATGATTATGCCGTAAAACCTGCTGATCGTTGGCATGCCCCTTCCCTCACACCGTCTTGAAGCTTACCACGCCCTTGGTCTTGAAGATCTGCACGGCGTTGGCCTTGAGCTGGTCGTTGCCGGCAAACCCCTCGTCGAGGCAGACGACGCGCTCGGGCTTCCGATCCGCCATCGCGCGGATGAGTTCGAGCGTCAGATCGCGTTCGAGGCAGATGAGCATCGCGCCGCTTGCCACGGAATACACGAGGAACCTCTCACGCAGAGACGCGGAGTCGCAGAGCTCTTGGTTCCTGCTACTCTCTGGCCTCCGCGTCTCTGCGTCTCCGCGTGCGATTCTGATCGTCTCTACCGGTGTCGTCAGCGGGTAGCCGCTCTTGAGTAGAATCTCGTAGAGGATGTCGTCCGGCGTGCGGCCGTCGCGGATGTGATCGATGTGCAGTTCGAGTTGCCGCCCCAGCGTCTGCGCGTCGTGCTCCACCTTGGCGTCCCACGGCTTGAAGTTGGATTCAGCGAGCTTGAAGACGCGGAAACCGAGATCCGGCGCTGGTAGGGGCGCGTCAGGTAGGGACGCCTCGCCGAGGCGTCCGTCGAATAAACCATTTTGCCTCGGCGCGTTCGGCGAACGCGCCCTACCGTCCTCCTCGTTCAGCTTCTTGATGACCCGTCGCACGCGCTCCTTGGCGATGTCGGAGATGGTCGGGAAGTCCCCGCGGCCGGTGGGTTCGGGAAGTTGGACCAGGATGAACCTCCGGTTGCCACCATCCTGCTTGCTCAGGTCGAGGACCGCGTGCGCAGTGGTGGCTGACCCAGCAAAGAAATCGAGAACGATGCCTTGGTCGTCCATGCCAACTTGCAGTAAGTATCGCAGCAACTCCTTCGGCTTGGGGTACTGGAATGGAATCCCGCTCTCCTCCAGCTCGGACCGCATCCGCTCCGTAGTGCCCATGTTCCGCAGCACGGAGAGGACGTTGCGCGCCTTCTCTCGGTCACGCCTGTAGTAGACGACACCTCGCTCGGAAAGGAAAAAGGACAAGCGATCTCCACCGTCGTCGATGGGTTGGCAACCGTTCTCGATGAACGCGCGCAACTTATTCAGGTTTGCCCATCCACTGAAGACACGACACGGCGAAGTCAGTTTCCCATCCTGGACCGTCATTCGGCCCAGCCGGACCGGATACGTGACCGAGTACTGCTCGGTCAATTCCCTTGTGATGTATCCCCTGGCCGCGCAAGCATCGAAATACTGAACAGGCACCTCACTCGGTGGCAAGTCGATCACGCTCCCAGCACATGGGAAGCCCCTCGGTAGCGACACTTCGCTCGGTGGGTTGCCTGGGCCATTCTTGGTGATCGAGTTCTCCGCAAACCCCTTCCACAAGTTGCTCTCATCGCGCGTGTTAGGGTCTACCACATGGCCAAGCGTAACGGCCTCGAGGTTCTTGGCATACATGACCACATATTCGTGATTCACCTTCACATCAAACTGATTGTCGGTGTGCCCTTCTGTGTTCCACACGAACTGAGCAACGAAGTTCTCCTCGCCGTTGACCTCATCACAAATCCTTCGAAGGTTACTCACTTCGTGATCATCGCCCGAGATCAAGATCACTCCATCCTCCCGCAGGAGGTTTCTCGCCAGATACAGCCGCGGGTACATCATGGTCAGCCACTTGGAGTGGAACCGGCCCTCGATCTCCGTGTTCGAGCCGAACTTCTTGCCTTCGGCATCGACTTGGCCGGTATACTCCAGGTAGGTCTGCAGCGACTCGGTGTAGTTGTCTGGGTAAATGAAGTCGTTGCCGGTGTTGTACGGCGGATCGATGTAGATCATCTTGACCTTGCCCAGGTAGGATTTCTGCAAGAGCTTCAGCACCTCCAGGTTGTCGCCTTCGATGATCAGGTTCTCGGTGGTGTCGAAGTTGACGCTCTCTTCCGGGCACGGGCGCAGCGTCGCCAGGCTCGGGCTCTGGATCGTCTTGAAGCATTCGGCTTTGCCCGGCCAGTTCAGGCCGTAACGTTCCTTGCCGGCGTCAACCGTCTCGCCGAGCGCGAGCTTCAACCGATCGAAGTCGATCTTGCCGTCTTCGGTGCGGATCTCGGGAAAGAGGCGCAGCAGCTCCTGCTTCTTGTCCTCGGCGAGGTCGTGGGAGCGCAGGTCGAGGTGTTCGGGTTCGTTCGTCATGGCCTCGTCTTCTTTCTGGGTTTCACATGGCGCGGTGTGGCCCGCCGCGCAAGGGGTGGGAGCTGCCGTCGTTCACGGGCCTGCATGGCCTCCGCCAACCGGGCTCGCTCGCGCTGCAACTCCTGGCGCAGCTCCTCTTCCGTGGGAAGCATGAGCCGGTACTTGGAGGCGAACAGCCTGCGGTTCTCCTTGAGTACGCTGTAACGGACGATGGTCTCGTCCTTCTCGGTGCAGAGGATCAGGCCGATGGTCGGGTTGTCCCCCTCGGCGCGCATCCGATCCTCGAACAGACGCACATACATGTCCATCTGGCCGATGTCCTGATGGACCAGCTCGCCGACCTTGAGGTCGATCAGCACGAAGCACTTCAGCAGGTAGTTGTAGAAGACCAAGTCGATGAAGAAGTGCTTGGTCTCGGTGGTGATCCGGTACTGCCGGCCCACGAACGAGAAGCCTTTGCCGAGTTCCAAGAGGAACCGTTGCAGATTGCCGATGATGGCCTCTTCGAACTCCGTCTCGGTAAATCCTGGCGGCATCGGGAGCCCGAGGAATTCGAGCACGTAGGGGTCTTTGAGATGGTCGTCGGGCGTGGGCGACTGGGCGGTGGCGGCCTTTGCGGCGCCGGAGGACTTGCGCCGCGATGTGAGGAGCCGTTCATAGTAGAGCGAGTTGATGTTGCGCTCCAACTGGCGCGTGCTCCAGTGCTGGTCGGCCGCCTCGCGGGTGTAGTACTCGCGGGCCTGCGGGTTCTCGACCCGCATGATCAGCCGGTAGTGGGACCAGCCCAATTCTCTACGCAGTGCGTAGAGAATCTCGCCGGAGGGATGCGTGAGATAGAACTGCCGGAAGTTCCAGACATTCGCTTCGGAGAATCCCCTGCCGAACTCGGCCATCAGTTGCCGAGAGACGTCGTGAATGAGCTGTCTTCCGTACTGCGCCCGGGCTCGTCCCCTCTGCTCCTCTTCGACGATACGTTTTCCGATGTGCCAGTAGGCTTCCACCATGCAGAAGTTCACCGCCTCGAACGCCTTGGTCCTGGCGTGGCGGACGATCTCCCGGATCTCCCGCACCAGCGCGGCTGCGGTCGCAGGCGCCTTGTCCTCTTTGCATGCGATTGGCCTCGATTTCACGCAAGCCTCCAGCATACGGCAAAGAGCGGTTGTGTGTCGATGCGCTGCTCCAGCCGCCGGCTGATCTCGTCCAGCAGCGCATCCTTCTGCCGGTCAAGATCGCGGCTGGCTTGGTCGTAGGCACGCCAGGCGTCGTCGCGCTTGGCTTCCAGTTTGCGCACCTCGCGCTGCCGCTCCAGCTTCTCCGGCAGGTTGGGAGCGAGCCGGGCGGCCTTCTTCATCTCTTTGAGCGCCTCGTCCAATTCTTCCAGCTCAGTCTTGAGCGTGGCCCGGCGATCCTCGGCCCAATGATCGAGCTTGTCCATCTCGGCATCGAACCACCGGCCGTTGCGCGCAGTCATCGCGTCCAGAAGCGCCTGTCGGTTGCGCGCCTGCGCCTCGTTCAGCACGGCTGCAATGTCCGCGGGAACGGCGCGGGGCCGGCCCTGGGTCAATG includes:
- a CDS encoding DUF86 domain-containing protein, with the protein product MTTAPSRDYVDYLTDIVEAATKAVGFVQGMPFEQFESDDRTVFAVVRALEIVGEAAKRIPEFVRTQYPMVPWSSMTGMRDKLIHDYFGVNQMVVWKTVTEDLPPAIPLLQQVLKDMSAKEGEPS
- a CDS encoding DEAD/DEAH box helicase family protein, which translates into the protein MKLQFDPNQPFQLDAVAAVTDLFAGQPQGAPEFAVIKIGDMGGLFAGQDRTELGVGNRLLLAEEKLAANTRAAQARNDIDLTDLGAPLEAWDLFDAPANAARRCPHFSVEMETGTGKTYVYLRSIFELSRRYGFQKFIIVVPSVAIREGVLKNIEITAEHFRALYNNLAFEHFVYDAKKVNRLRQFAVSNALQILVINIDAFRKNFTGTEEEQKSNVIYKESDRLSGRQPIEFVQAARPIVIIDEPQSVDNTDKAQEAIKALNPLCTLRYSATHRNSYNLVYRLDPVRAFELKLVKQIVVASAASHGGANDAFVRVEQIDYKKGIKAKLRIHVQTPEGPSEKTVTVKNGADLFALSEERACYQQGFSVAEINAEPGNECLRFNNGRVLRLGEEIGGMRDDVWRAQIKHTVKRHLEKEMQMRARGIKVLSLFFIDRVANYRDYDAAGRPVKGKFAGLFEAELAALAKDERYRELEWIGQPMDKLHNGYFAQDKKGVLKDTRGDTQADDEVYNLIMKEKERLLSIDEPLRFIFSHSALREGWDNPNVFQICTLNETKSAVKKRQEIGRGLRLPVDQNGLRVFDESVNKLYVMANESYEDFARALQTEYEEDCGVTFGRVPITALAKLIRVVDGVEQPIGRDVAEVIRTALVEQKMLDADGRIQPAFDPKRKDFRLELPEAHRDLAPAVVDLLAAYQIERHIRKDRDEGINRLRKEVQLSPEFQALWDHIKPKTTYRVEFETEKLVQHAVDAIRRMERIEVPKIQVLSGQIDVTKGGVATRAVSAAEEQATYRSPLPDVLAYLQNETELTRSTLVRILKASGRLGEFFNNPQRFMDAVAAILKYELHRLLVDGIKYEQIRGSGPESEWQMMLFKNEELINYLTAQQVTKSVYEYVVYESEVEREFARRLDEREDIKLFVKLPGWFEIDTPVGKYNPDWAILKHDGQALYLVRETKGTRDFLKLRTTEADKVRCGQRHFETLGVPFAVAVTADEV
- a CDS encoding DUF433 domain-containing protein gives rise to the protein MDDTPIPGYAHLVTNPNRLGGKPTIRGTRFSVSFILACLSEEISYDDIVREYSEFPREALSEVLRYASTVTDRQDRPDVAA
- a CDS encoding DUF4160 domain-containing protein, translated to MPTISRFYGIIIRMFFDEHAPPHFHAEYGDSTAQIAIQTLQVLAGGLPRRAQALVLEWAALHRVELQEDWDLCQKQQQPKKIAPLD
- a CDS encoding nucleotidyltransferase family protein is translated as MEPKTLDEICAALRELLPTLRAKYRVSYLAVFGSHVRHAARESSDVDVLVSFSDPPGLLRFVELENLLSARLGLKVDLVMREALKPRIGRRILAEAVPV
- a CDS encoding site-specific DNA-methyltransferase produces the protein MTNEPEHLDLRSHDLAEDKKQELLRLFPEIRTEDGKIDFDRLKLALGETVDAGKERYGLNWPGKAECFKTIQSPSLATLRPCPEESVNFDTTENLIIEGDNLEVLKLLQKSYLGKVKMIYIDPPYNTGNDFIYPDNYTESLQTYLEYTGQVDAEGKKFGSNTEIEGRFHSKWLTMMYPRLYLARNLLREDGVILISGDDHEVSNLRRICDEVNGEENFVAQFVWNTEGHTDNQFDVKVNHEYVVMYAKNLEAVTLGHVVDPNTRDESNLWKGFAENSITKNGPGNPPSEVSLPRGFPCAGSVIDLPPSEVPVQYFDACAARGYITRELTEQYSVTYPVRLGRMTVQDGKLTSPCRVFSGWANLNKLRAFIENGCQPIDDGGDRLSFFLSERGVVYYRRDREKARNVLSVLRNMGTTERMRSELEESGIPFQYPKPKELLRYLLQVGMDDQGIVLDFFAGSATTAHAVLDLSKQDGGNRRFILVQLPEPTGRGDFPTISDIAKERVRRVIKKLNEEDGRARSPNAPRQNGLFDGRLGEASLPDAPLPAPDLGFRVFKLAESNFKPWDAKVEHDAQTLGRQLELHIDHIRDGRTPDDILYEILLKSGYPLTTPVETIRIARGDAETRRPESSRNQELCDSASLRERFLVYSVASGAMLICLERDLTLELIRAMADRKPERVVCLDEGFAGNDQLKANAVQIFKTKGVVSFKTV
- a CDS encoding carbon starvation protein A, whose amino-acid sequence is MRAAEALAWVAVAVTGAYAVGMIALWRGETINAVWFVIAAVAVYSIAYRFYSAFLAAKLFGLDATRQTPAERINDGRDFVPTNRWVVFGHHFAAIAGPGPLIGPTLAAQFGYLPGTLWILAGVVLGGAVQDFCILCGSLRRDGRSLGQMAKDEIGPVGGFAALLGVFSIMIILIAVLALVVVNALRDSPWGTFTVGATIPIAMLMGWYMKVVRPHDVKGATAIGLVLLAFALVGGRWVDNHPTLAGVFTLNATQLAWSIILYGFAASVVPVWLLLAPRDYLSTFVKLGTIGLLAVGIVVMRPEIELPALTRFVDGSGPIFAGKVFPFCFITIACGAISGFHSLISSGTTPKLLSRETDAAMIGYGCMLLESFVAIMAMIAAAALQPGVYFAINSPAGIVGADPAAAAAKISSWGFVVTPEQMAALARDIGERSLFARTGGAPSLAVGMAHIFTRAVGGTGIALWYHFAIMFEALFILTTLDAGTRVGRFMLQDLLGHFWAPLGRTSWYPSVLFTSTLVVGAWGYFLYQGVIDPLGGINILWPLFGISNQLLAAIALCVATTFLIREGRGRYAWTTLLPLAWLLAVTMTAGYQKIMSADPAIGFLAQANQLAAGQAAGTVPAEKLRQVSTQIFNLRLDAAVTALFMALVALIVIEAARAWWQIRCAQATSPLPSTAP
- a CDS encoding DUF2442 domain-containing protein — its product is MHYKVVSVKPLEHLRLAVRFADGLSGEVVFKESHLYGVFEALKDPALFAQARCDEGFVEWPGEIDIAPDAMYDVIKEHGCWVLD
- a CDS encoding DUF3368 domain-containing protein, whose amino-acid sequence is MSKAVRLEWELPDALYDAVIGDEQKAADEAKQALVLDWVRLGRVSVRRGAELLGLGYRSFLEVLAAHRVPICEYEEGWLDSELEVPGSNRARLSPIGDQTLLARLRRPTLSPADTEVVACAIENGHATVITDDRAVRRVCLEEHLPLTGTVGLLVRARLDGKIDALKPLLDQLIAAGFRLDPAGSAYRDALARVGEQP